The DNA sequence CGGCTAAATCTCTTTATTACAGGAGAAGCCTTTTGCTGTTGATTATCTGCTGTAAATCAGTTTTACCACTCACCGGTGAACTGTTCGATATTATCTGCGGTAATCATCGGACCTTCCTGGGGAAGCGGAGGCCGCTGATCTTCAAGGTTGATCGATCTCGGAACAGTTTCGCCGCGCAGTGCTGCCGCAACTGTTTCGATTAACAGCACACCCTGAGTATAGGGAATATCAGCATAGCTGGCGAAGAAATAGCCGTCTTTAATGGCCTGCCAGCCTTCCCGGCTGCAGCCGTTACCGATAAACATAATTCCATCGGCAATACCGGCTTCAACTGCGGCATCATAAGCGCCCAGGGTCATCTGGTCGCCCGAAGAAACAACAATGTTGATATCGGGATTGGCCTGGAATACATTCTGCATAATTTCCCGCGAAGTATCCCTGCGGTATAACCCTTCCTGGAAGGAGACAACTTCAATATGATCGTAAGGGGCAATTACCTCTTCTAGGGCTTCAAAACGGTCCTGGTCAATGGTCAGAGCCTGGAAGCCGATCAGGTATGCCACTTTGGCTTCTTCCATGCCTTCAGCGGCCGCTACAACAGCTTCACCGAGCCATGAACCGGTTGTCCAGCCAGTACGTCCGATAATGCTAGTTACACCTTCCGGATAGGGATCAAGTGATCTTGTATTCGGCCCGAAAGGTCCGTCTGCGCCGATTACAATAATACCCTCTGCCAGAGCTTCTTCGATCGAGGGGACTACAGCATTGCTGTCATTGGGGTGGATGATGAAAGCATCATAGACTCCGGCAGCGATTGCATCCTGGATCTGGTTGATCTGTTCCTGGGTGTCATACTCGCAGGAGAAGAAGTCTACCTGCACATTCTGTCCCGCAGCAGTGGCGACCATCCCGTCATTGCGGGACTGGTCATATTCGTTGGCCTGCACCAGGTGGAACATGGCCACGCGGAAACTCTCTTCAACTTCAGGTTCCTCACCATCGGGTTCGCCGACTGGTGGTTCCTCAGTCGGTCCGCAGCCCGCGATGAGTAAAGCAAAAACC is a window from the Bacillota bacterium genome containing:
- a CDS encoding sugar ABC transporter substrate-binding protein; this encodes MKRGRVSVITLLAILLVFALLIAGCGPTEEPPVGEPDGEEPEVEESFRVAMFHLVQANEYDQSRNDGMVATAAGQNVQVDFFSCEYDTQEQINQIQDAIAAGVYDAFIIHPNDSNAVVPSIEEALAEGIIVIGADGPFGPNTRSLDPYPEGVTSIIGRTGWTTGSWLGEAVVAAAEGMEEAKVAYLIGFQALTIDQDRFEALEEVIAPYDHIEVVSFQEGLYRRDTSREIMQNVFQANPDINIVVSSGDQMTLGAYDAAVEAGIADGIMFIGNGCSREGWQAIKDGYFFASYADIPYTQGVLLIETVAAALRGETVPRSINLEDQRPPLPQEGPMITADNIEQFTGEW